The Natrarchaeobius halalkaliphilus DNA segment ACCGCGACCGCCACCGCGACCGCGGCCACCGCCGAAGAACGCGCCCCACCGAACCATCATGAACGCGATCGTCGAGAGGAACGAGGCGATCGTCATCACCATCATGTCGCGGTTTTTGACGTGGGCGAGTTCGTGTGCGAGGACGCCGTCGAGTTCGTCTCGCTCGAGCGTTCGCAGTAGTCCCGTCGTGACGGCAACGGCCGCGTTGCGCTGATTTCGTCCGGTCGCGAACGCGTTGGGAACCTGCGAGTCGACGACGGCCACCGTCGGCTTGGGCAGATCCGCCTGCTGGGAGAGGCGTTCGATCGACGCGTGCAGTTGCGGATACTCGTCGGCCGAGACCGTGCGTGCACCCATACTCCGGAGCGTCAGCGTATCGCTGTAGTAGTACTGGACGAGCGAGAAGCCGCCGAACAGGAGCGCGAAGAGGAGCGGACCGCTCCCCGTATAGAGGGTGATCGCACCCGCAAAGACGATGTACAACACGAACAACAGAAACATCGTCAGAAACATCCGGAACCGAAGTCCCCAGTCCGCCTGCCAGTTCATACATGAAATAACGTGTTCCAGGTGATAAGTATCGTTCCCATTCGGCTCGGCCGCTTTCATCCGGTCTGTCACACGTCAGTACCGGTTCAACCGCGATCCGTCTCAGGGAACTTCCTCGGGGATATCCGGCGGTGCGCCGACGACCGTCGCCGTTCGGCCGTCGATACTCGAGTCCTCGACGCCGCTCGAGATCCCCTCGAGTTCCTCGAGCGCTGTCCCGGTCAGATCTTCCTCGCGCTCGAAGACGAACACCCACGTCATTGTCTCCGCCGTCGGAAACTCGCTCGAGACGCCCCAGAGGTGAAGTTCGTCGATATCGACGTTCGCCCCGGTGGGACTCCCGTACTGACCGGAAACGGTCGTTTCGTGTGGAAGCTCCCGGAACAGGTGTGTGAACTCGGGATCGGTCTCTTCCAGCCGATCTCGTTCCCCACGGTGGGCGTCGATCCGCCGTTCGTAGTCGTTTCCGACGACGATCACGTCGGAGCCGATCGCGATGTCCTGCGGTTGACCGTCCGGGAGCGTCTGGGTGAGGAGCGCGTATCCTTCGTACTGGCCGGCCGAATCGTACTCGTCGGCGGCTTCGACCCCGTCGACGATCGACTCGCTGTCGAACGAACCGAAGAAAACGTGAGTCCCGGTCTGGATCAGATGGGCGTCGATAGCCCCGTCTGAGACTCCGAAAACGTCCGGAAACCCGCTCGCTGGATCGGCGTCCGCGGGAAATTCTTCGGTGTAGTCGAACCGGCGGTTCGCGTCCGTATCGAGCAACCACGTCCGAAACGGCGCGGCTTCGTCCCAGTTCGCTTCGATGTCGCGGTCGGTGCTGTCCCGTTCGTCCGCGCCGTTCGCGTCGGATTCAGACCCGTTCGTATCGTCCGTATTGCCGCCGTTCGTTCCGCCGTCGTCGTTTCGGTCTTCGCTGCTCGTACAGCCAGCGAGGCCGACCGCCGCGAGCGCAACGACGCCGCGACGCGAGAGTCTCGAGTGAGTCATCCGATTGGCAGGGTCCACGAACGGAGCAATAACTTCTCGTGACTGTCCGCTGTGTGAGAATTACCGCCATCGATCGGATATCTGGACCGGGGGAATTCACTCTCGGGAGCGAATTCGAACGCGTGGGGAGCCATCCGGGATCAGTACCCTCATTGGGAGGGGTCAGTCATATGTACCGTATCGATCGTTGAAACGAGTACCACAGAGATCCGTGTCGAACGATAGCGTCACAGGTGTGAGTGACTGATGCGCTGGCGGTACAGTGAGACGGTACTACTTTTGTGTACGCTCGCGTTCTTCGCGACGATGGTCGGCCGGTTGGCGATCAGCCCGGTCGTAACCCTGATAACCGACGACTTTGCGGTCTCGAACTCGGTGGTCGGGATCGCGCTGACGGGAATGTGGATGGCCTACTTCGCCTCGCAGTTTCCGAGTGGCATTCTCGCAGATCGGTTCGGTGAACGGCCCATCGTCCTCGTCGCGATCGGCGGAACCGCCCTCGCGAGCGTGTTCCTCGCGTTGACGCCGTTTTTCACGCTCTTCGTGATGGGAACGATCGCGCTCGGAGCCGTCGCGGGGTTGCACTACAGCGTCGCGACCACGCTGTTGACCCGAACTTACGACGAGATCGGCGCTGCGATCGGGGTCCACAACGTCGGCGCTCCAGCTGCCGGGCTCGTTGCTCCGCCGATCGCGGCCTGGATCGGCGTTCGATACGGCTGGCGGCCCGCAGTCGCCGCCGCAGGAGTCATTGCGCTCCCGGTTTTCGTGCTCTTTGCGTGGCGGATTCGCCCCGTCGAACCACGGCGGCCCTCACAGCCCATGCGCGAGCGCTTCGAACTCGAGGCGATCGTCGAACTCATTAGTCGACCCGAAATCGTCTTTCCGATCTGTATCTCCGTCGTCGGTGCGTTCGCCTGGCAGGCGACCGCATCGTTTTTACCCGCGTTTCTCGTCGAGCATCGGAATCAGTCGACCGAATTCGCCGGCGTGGTCTTTGCGGGATACTTCGTCGTCCAAGCGGTCACGCAGGTCGGTGTCGGGGCAGCCTCCGACCGATACGGCCGGTACGTCTCGACTGCTGGATGTATGGCGCTCGCTGCCGCTGGATTCGTCTTGCTGGTCGCCGTTCCCGGATTCCTCGCCATCGCCGTCGCGATACTGCTCGTCGGGACGGGGCTCGGCTGGGGTGCCGCGTTGCTCCCGCGGTTCATGGACGTGCTCGGTGACGCAGAACGCGGGGCTGGCTTCGGCCTCGTTCGTTCCGTCTACGGGTTTATCGGTGCGCTCGGCTCGGTCGTCACCGGAACGCTTGCGGACCTGTTCGGGTGGGACGTCGCGTTTACCGTCCTGGCGGGACTGCTCGCGCTCGTCTGTTGTGCCATCGCTGTCAACGTGGTTCTCTCGCTGGACTACTAATGTGGATTGCCGTGAGCATAGCTGCGTACAAAATACACGCGCCCGTTCGGAACCCGCACTTGCTTTGCCGGTGCGGAACCCGGCGCACTCGAGGAACGTGTCTGTCCGTACTTTTAAGTGAGCGTCTCGCGTCTAATCTGTTAGCAATGGCCATAGATCCGCAGTTTCACGAGAACCGAGAGCAAGTCGACGAACACAACGGCCACGCGGTCTGGGGCCCCGTCGACGAACCCGAAGAGCTGGGCATTCACGGTACGCACGTCGCCGTCGATTTCGATCTCTGCATTGCCGACGGTGCCTGTCTCGAGGACTGTCCGGTAGACGTCTTCGAGTGGGTCGACACCCCCGGCCATCCAGAAAGCGAGGAGAAGGCCGATCCGACCAAAGAGGCCCAGTGTATCGATTGCATGCTCTGTGTGGACGTCTGTCCCGTCGACGCGATCGATGTCGACGCCGGGCGAACGGCGTAGTGGAGAGCGAAACGAAAAGAGCAGCTCAGAAGACTCACTCGGCTCGGTCGACGTCGACTTTCTCTTTGAGCGTCTCGAGACCGTCGGTTTCAGCGAGTTCCTGCAACCGCTCCCGGAAGTGCTCCTCGCAGAGGCCGACCTGTAACCCGTCGGATTCCGCGGCGAATGCAGCCTCGCGGTCGCAGTAGTGGCAGTTCATGGACGCGGGTAGGAACCGCGATGCATTGAACCCTCCGCTCTCGGTCGAGTGCGTTTCTAGTGGTCCGTTAGCTCCAGGCGATCGTACTGCGATTTCGACAGGCCGGCGACTCCGAGTCTATCGCCGTGCGCGTCCGTCCCGCCCGTCGCGAGGAGGTCGTACCGGTCGATCGTCCGTTCGACGAGTCTTCGGTCGACGTCTCGGTCGTACGGATACCATCGCTCGACGGCGTCCAGTTCGGACGCGAGCCCGAGCGCCCGCTCCGGATCGCGATAGCGTAACGGGTGGGCGAGCGAGACGATATCGGCTGCTGCTGTGAGTACCGCCCGCCCCCGCTCGAACGATGGGACCGCTCGCGGAACGAAACAGGGGCAGTCGGCACCGATGAGATCGTCGAACGCCTCCCGATAATTTTCCACGAGTTCGGGATGATCGTCGACCGCGCGGGCGATGTGTGGCCGACCGAACCCGCCGGTAACGGTCACGCCGAGATCGACGCCGGTTTCGTCCTCGACGCAGTCGACGATTTCCTGGCCGCGTTCGATACGGTTCGTCTGGATGCGATCGGTCATGGCGACGAGTTCGTCGGTGGGGTCGATGCCGTATCCGAGCAGATCGACTCGCAGACCGGTGTCGCATTCGACGCGGAGTTCGATCCCGTGGACGATCGTGATACCGTCGCGGACGATTCTCGGTTTGTCGAACGGCTGGACTCGATCGTGATCGGTTATCGCGACGACTGAGACTCCGGCGCGACGAGCGACGTCCGGAACCGCCGCCAGCTCGAGACATCCGTCCGAACGGGTCGTGTGGACGTGAAGATCCGCGTAGGGCACAGCGTACTCGAGCGGCCGGGATGGTAAAAGCCGTTCGCCGGTGCGGACGGGACGCCGTCGACACCGATGCCGACGGTCGTCCGGATCTGTTTAATGTGCCCTTCGTTGACGATCCATTCTATGACATACTAGGTCACAAAGGTGTAGGGATAGACTAGAGAACGTTTATGGACAATATTTATAATTATTGATCACGCATATGGTGGCGTAATGCTGCGAAACCGCACCGGCGAGGCCATCGACGACCACGAGTATCCCGCGACGACCGACGAACTGATCGAGGAGTACGGCGATCACGTTCTCGAGCTCCCGAACGGTAGCGAATCGGTCAACGACGTACTCGCCCGCCTCGAGAGCGAGACGTTCGAAGACTCCCACGAGGCGCGTCTTGCTATCTACTCGGCGGTGAGCCGGAAAGCGATCGGCCGTGTCGGCTACAGCGACCGCGATCCCACACCGGTCGGAAGCCCGTACGCGCCGGACGCGGTCTCGTTCTAGCTCGCGTCGGGATCGAAGCGGGTTTTCACGTGTTCGCTCAGTTCAGAAAACCGATCGCGTCCTCGAGTTCGATCGGTACCGATCCCTTCCGATACCCCTCGACGTGGCCGTCCGGACGGGCGCGATAGACGACCGCAGGACGGTGACGAACGTCCGGTTGCTCGCCGCGAACGGCGTTCCAGACATCGTCACGGAAACTCGAGCAGTCGACGAAGAGAACGGCTCCGCCGCCGTGCTCAGCGAGTTGGCCGTTAACTTTGGTTTCGGCGGTGTCGCGAACGGCTGCAACGGGTCCCGCCGCGGCGCGGTTTTTCGGCGGCTGCGGTCGCGTTACCTCGACGAGGATGTTCGTCGCCGAGTCTTCGGCTCGGTAATCCAGCGAGTGACCGGTCGTCACCTCGATTTCGGGTGTGATCTCGTAGTCAGCGTCGGTTAGGATCTTCGCGGCGATGAACTCGCCCATCGCGGCGCTCATGCGGACCCGATCGACGTGGTTACTGGTGCCGAGTTTGCCCGACATGACGTGCCGGTACTCGTCGAGTACGCCCGTCGCGAAAAACTCCTCGAAAAAGCGCGTCGCCTCGCGACGGCCGGCGTCGGGAAAGCCCGCCGCGTGCTCGCGGAAGAACGCACGCGTCGACTCGCGACCGTCTTTCGACATGAACACCGGCAGGAAATACCACGAAATGTGCGGATAATCTTCGAGCCAGCGATCTTCCTCGTGGAGCGTCGCCAGCAGTTCGCGCTGTGCCCATCGAGAGACGTGGTACGGAACGTCGGTCCAGGCGAATTTGTTCGTCTTCCACAGCGAGGAAGGGGTTTCGGTATTCCCCATCCAGTAGGCCTCCTCGTCGTTGCGAGCGAAGAGGGCGATATCGCCGTTTTTCATCTCGAAGCGGTGCGTTTCCCAGTCTGTGCCGATGTCGAACCACGGCGCGATCGTGCGGGCTCCGATGTTCGACCGAAGCGGCTGAAGGATTTCCTGTCGGACTCGTTGCTCGCTCCAGGTCGCAGGCGAGTAACGAAAGCGAAGCGGCCGTGCCACGGTATCAGTACGTTCCAGCCCGACATACGTCTTACGAGACAGCGGATGTGAGGAACCGTTACATTGATATACGCTACCGCCATACACTGTGTATAGTTACCATGTCAATGGGTGCCTATGACGAAGACGAACACGAGCGCCGCGAACAGCAGGCCTCGAGAGTCGATGCGGATTTCGACGACGAGCGGACGATATATCACGGACAGGTCGAGTACGACTCCGGCGACTCTGCAGAAGCGCTTTTGAGTAAGTTCGAGGAGATCAAGTCGAATTAGAGCAGCGAACGTCAGAGCAGGAACGACGAACGCCCGAACGAATTAGTGCTCGCCCGCACGATGTGGCGTATGAACATCGGTATCGTCTCCGATACGCACGACAACGTGACGGCGACCGAACGAGTGACCGAGATATTCGCGGCGGAGGGCGTCGAGATCGTCCTTCACTGTGGGGACTTCGTCGCCCCGCTGATCCCACCGTACTTCGAGGGAGTCGAACTCCACGGCGTACTCGGGAACAACGACGGAGACGTGGCCAACCTGGGATCCGCTTTCGACGCCCTTTCCGGCGAAAGCGAACTCCACGGCCGATTCGCGAGCCTCGAGTTCGACGGGCTCTCGTTTGCGGTCCTTCACGGCGAGTCGAAAGCGGAAGTCGAAGCCGTCGCCACCGCTGGAATGTACGATTTCGTCTGTTACGGTCACCACCACGAACGGGAGCTAACCGAGGTCGGTCGAACGACGGTTCTCAACCCCGGGGCACACTTCCCGACGGTTGCCGACGCCGATCGAACGGTTGCGATCCTGGATACGCGCTCGGAGACGGTTCGGTTTCGCTCCGTTCTCGAGGAGTGAGCACGACCCACGGAGACCGCCGGACAAAGGTATTAACGTCACCGAGCGAGTAGCGTGGCGTATGCAGCACGTGAAGATTCCGCAGGACCGAATCGGTGTTCTCATCGGAGAGGGTGGTGAGACGATGCGCGAGATCGAGGCGGAAGCCGAGGTTCGACTGGACATCGACTCCGAGAACGGCTCCGTCGCCGTCGAAACCGTCGGAGATCCCGTTCTCGGCCTCAAAGGTCCGGAGGTCGTTCGGGCGATCGGACGCGGGTTCCCACCCGAGGACGCGCTTCGGCTGCTCGAAGGCGAGATGATGCTGTTCGACGTCGTCGATATCGACGCTGCCTCCCGGAACAAAAACGATATGAAGCGCCAGAAAGGACGACTCATCGGTGAGAACGGACGAACCCGCGAGCTAATGGAGGAGCTCTCGGGTGCCTCGGTCGTCATCTACGGCTCGACGCTCGGTATCATCGGCTCGCCCGAGCAAGTCGACGCCGCTCGCACCGCATCCGAGATGCTCCTCGATGGTGCCCCTCACGGTGCCGTCTACTCGTTCCTCGAGGACCGACACAACGAAATGAAACACAAGGGAATGGAGTACCACCGGTTCCCCGGCGGGAAGTCCTGAAAAGCGGGCCACCAAACACGGTTATCCCGTGCCACATCAGCCGGATGGACAGCGAAGCGTGCGGTCGTCCACAACTACTGTTGGGAGTCGTCCATATCCTGCGTTCAACGTTCTTGGCATCCTCCTCGAGCGGCCATCTATTCGGTCTCAGTAGCCACCGATCAGGGGTTCGTGCCTCGAGTTGAGTATCGACCCCCACCCACGTCTTGCGGTTTTGGATGGTTGACACCGGAACACTTATATAGAATAGCAATCAATCTTTCCCTGACTATGGCACAACAGCAGATGGGCAATCAGCCCCTCATCGTTCTTTCGGACGACAGCCAGCGGACATCGGGAAAAGACGCACAGTCGATGAACGTACAGGCCGGAAAGGCCGTCGCTGAATCGGTTCGAACGACGCTCGGACCGAAGGGGATGGACAAGATGCTCGTCGACTCGACGGGGAACGTCATCGTCACGAACGACGGCGTGACGCTCCTCTCGGAGATGGAAATCGATCACCCGGCCGCCGACATGATCGTCGAAGTCGCAGAAACCCAGGAGGACGAAGTCGGTGACGGGACCACGAGCGCCGTCGTGGTCGCCGGCGAACTGTTGAGCCAGGCCGAGGACCTCCTTGAGCAAGATATCCACGCGACCACACTCGCACAGGGATACCGTCAGGCGGCCGAGGAGGCCACCGAAGTCCTCGAAGACATCGCTATCGAGGTCGACGATGACGACGAAGAGGTCCTCCACCAGATCGCCGCGACGGCGATGACCGGCAAAGGCGCAGAGAGCGCTCGCGATCTGCTCGCAGATCTCGTCGTCACCGCCGTCCAGTCGGTTGCCGACGAAGACAGCATCGACACGGACAACATCAAAGTCGAGAAGGTCGTCGGCGGCTCCATCGAGAACTCCGAGCTCGTCGAAGGCGTCATCGTCGACAAAGAGCGCGTCTCGGAGAACATGCCGTACTTCGCTGAGGACGCAACCGTCGCGATCATCGACGGCGATCTCGAGATCAAAGAAACCGAGATCGACGCCGAAGTCAACGTTACCGATCCAGACCAGCTCGAACAGTTCTTAGAGCAAGAAGAGGCCCAGCTCCGCGAGATGGCCGAAGCGATCGCCGACGTCGGTGCTGACGTCGTCTTCGTCGATGGCGGTATCGACGACATGGCCCAGCACTATCTCGCCCAGGAAGGTATCATCGCCGTCCGACGCGTCAAATCCAGCGACCAATCTCAACTCGCCCGTGCGACCGGTGCTCGACCGGTCTCGACGGTCGACGATCTCACCGAGGGTCACCTCGGCTTCGCCGGTAGCGTCGCACAGAAGGACATCGCGGGCGACCAGCGCATCTTCGTCGAGGACGTCGACGACGCGAAAGCCGTTACGCTCATCCTCCGCGGCGGCACCGAACACGTCATCGACGAAGTCGATCGCGCCATCGAGGACTCCCTGGGCGTCGTTCGAACGACAGTCGAAGACGGAAAGGTCCTTGCAGGCGGCGGCGCACCCGAAGTCGAGCTCTCGCTCGCCCTTCGTGACTACGCCGACTCCGTCGGCGGCCGAGAACAACTCGCCGTCGAAGCCTTCGCGGACGCGCTCGAAGTTATTCCGCGAACGCTCGCTGAGAACGCAGGACTCGACCCCATCGACTCGCTCGTCGAACTTCGCGCGGACCACGACGGTGGCAACGAAGCCGCCGGCCTCGACGCGTTTACGGGCGACACGATCGATATGGCC contains these protein-coding regions:
- the htpX gene encoding zinc metalloprotease HtpX; translation: MNWQADWGLRFRMFLTMFLLFVLYIVFAGAITLYTGSGPLLFALLFGGFSLVQYYYSDTLTLRSMGARTVSADEYPQLHASIERLSQQADLPKPTVAVVDSQVPNAFATGRNQRNAAVAVTTGLLRTLERDELDGVLAHELAHVKNRDMMVMTIASFLSTIAFMMVRWGAFFGGGRGRGGGRGGGGIVVAILVSLVVWIISYLLIRALSRYREYSADRGAAAITGNPAALASALMKISGEMDRVPKDDMREEAEMNAFFIIPIRSGVVGRLFSTHPPTERRIEQLRELEQGMTGT
- a CDS encoding MFS transporter — its product is MRWRYSETVLLLCTLAFFATMVGRLAISPVVTLITDDFAVSNSVVGIALTGMWMAYFASQFPSGILADRFGERPIVLVAIGGTALASVFLALTPFFTLFVMGTIALGAVAGLHYSVATTLLTRTYDEIGAAIGVHNVGAPAAGLVAPPIAAWIGVRYGWRPAVAAAGVIALPVFVLFAWRIRPVEPRRPSQPMRERFELEAIVELISRPEIVFPICISVVGAFAWQATASFLPAFLVEHRNQSTEFAGVVFAGYFVVQAVTQVGVGAASDRYGRYVSTAGCMALAAAGFVLLVAVPGFLAIAVAILLVGTGLGWGAALLPRFMDVLGDAERGAGFGLVRSVYGFIGALGSVVTGTLADLFGWDVAFTVLAGLLALVCCAIAVNVVLSLDY
- a CDS encoding 4Fe-4S dicluster domain-containing protein encodes the protein MAIDPQFHENREQVDEHNGHAVWGPVDEPEELGIHGTHVAVDFDLCIADGACLEDCPVDVFEWVDTPGHPESEEKADPTKEAQCIDCMLCVDVCPVDAIDVDAGRTA
- a CDS encoding DUF6757 family protein gives rise to the protein MNCHYCDREAAFAAESDGLQVGLCEEHFRERLQELAETDGLETLKEKVDVDRAE
- a CDS encoding PHP domain-containing protein, whose protein sequence is MPYADLHVHTTRSDGCLELAAVPDVARRAGVSVVAITDHDRVQPFDKPRIVRDGITIVHGIELRVECDTGLRVDLLGYGIDPTDELVAMTDRIQTNRIERGQEIVDCVEDETGVDLGVTVTGGFGRPHIARAVDDHPELVENYREAFDDLIGADCPCFVPRAVPSFERGRAVLTAAADIVSLAHPLRYRDPERALGLASELDAVERWYPYDRDVDRRLVERTIDRYDLLATGGTDAHGDRLGVAGLSKSQYDRLELTDH
- a CDS encoding DUF5789 family protein; translation: MLRNRTGEAIDDHEYPATTDELIEEYGDHVLELPNGSESVNDVLARLESETFEDSHEARLAIYSAVSRKAIGRVGYSDRDPTPVGSPYAPDAVSF
- a CDS encoding DUF5784 family protein, with the translated sequence MARPLRFRYSPATWSEQRVRQEILQPLRSNIGARTIAPWFDIGTDWETHRFEMKNGDIALFARNDEEAYWMGNTETPSSLWKTNKFAWTDVPYHVSRWAQRELLATLHEEDRWLEDYPHISWYFLPVFMSKDGRESTRAFFREHAAGFPDAGRREATRFFEEFFATGVLDEYRHVMSGKLGTSNHVDRVRMSAAMGEFIAAKILTDADYEITPEIEVTTGHSLDYRAEDSATNILVEVTRPQPPKNRAAAGPVAAVRDTAETKVNGQLAEHGGGAVLFVDCSSFRDDVWNAVRGEQPDVRHRPAVVYRARPDGHVEGYRKGSVPIELEDAIGFLN
- a CDS encoding DUF5786 family protein; this encodes MSMGAYDEDEHERREQQASRVDADFDDERTIYHGQVEYDSGDSAEALLSKFEEIKSN
- a CDS encoding metallophosphoesterase, whose product is MNIGIVSDTHDNVTATERVTEIFAAEGVEIVLHCGDFVAPLIPPYFEGVELHGVLGNNDGDVANLGSAFDALSGESELHGRFASLEFDGLSFAVLHGESKAEVEAVATAGMYDFVCYGHHHERELTEVGRTTVLNPGAHFPTVADADRTVAILDTRSETVRFRSVLEE
- a CDS encoding KH domain-containing protein; the protein is MQHVKIPQDRIGVLIGEGGETMREIEAEAEVRLDIDSENGSVAVETVGDPVLGLKGPEVVRAIGRGFPPEDALRLLEGEMMLFDVVDIDAASRNKNDMKRQKGRLIGENGRTRELMEELSGASVVIYGSTLGIIGSPEQVDAARTASEMLLDGAPHGAVYSFLEDRHNEMKHKGMEYHRFPGGKS
- the thsA gene encoding thermosome subunit alpha; its protein translation is MGNQPLIVLSDDSQRTSGKDAQSMNVQAGKAVAESVRTTLGPKGMDKMLVDSTGNVIVTNDGVTLLSEMEIDHPAADMIVEVAETQEDEVGDGTTSAVVVAGELLSQAEDLLEQDIHATTLAQGYRQAAEEATEVLEDIAIEVDDDDEEVLHQIAATAMTGKGAESARDLLADLVVTAVQSVADEDSIDTDNIKVEKVVGGSIENSELVEGVIVDKERVSENMPYFAEDATVAIIDGDLEIKETEIDAEVNVTDPDQLEQFLEQEEAQLREMAEAIADVGADVVFVDGGIDDMAQHYLAQEGIIAVRRVKSSDQSQLARATGARPVSTVDDLTEGHLGFAGSVAQKDIAGDQRIFVEDVDDAKAVTLILRGGTEHVIDEVDRAIEDSLGVVRTTVEDGKVLAGGGAPEVELSLALRDYADSVGGREQLAVEAFADALEVIPRTLAENAGLDPIDSLVELRADHDGGNEAAGLDAFTGDTIDMAEEGVYEPLRVKTQAIESATEAAVMLLRIDDVIAAGDLAVADDDDGEDMPPGGGGMGGGMGGMGGGMGGMM